A stretch of the Musa acuminata AAA Group cultivar baxijiao chromosome BXJ2-7, Cavendish_Baxijiao_AAA, whole genome shotgun sequence genome encodes the following:
- the LOC103990453 gene encoding protein SMALL AUXIN UP-REGULATED RNA 51-like — protein MVIKKQNKPPQTAVLRQILRRCSGSGREKEEEEGLPVDVPKGHFVVYVGKNRSRFIVPISYLDHPEFQALLRQAEEEFGFEHHMGLTIPCDEVVFRSLTSALR, from the coding sequence ATGGTGATTAAGAAGCAGAACAAGCCGCCTCAGACCGCGGTGCTGAGGCAGATACTGAGGCGGTGTTCGGGCTCGGggagggagaaggaggaggaggaagggctgCCGGTGGACGTGCCCAAGGGCCACTTCGTCGTCTACGTCGGCAAGAACCGGAGCCGCTTCATCGTGCCCATCTCCTACCTAGACCACCCCGAGTTCCAGGCCCTCCTCCGCCAGGCCGAGGAAGAGTTCGGCTTCGAGCACCATATGGGCCTCACTATCCCATGCGACGAGGTGGTCTTCCGCTCCCTCACCTCTGCCCTCAGGTGA